A stretch of Dermochelys coriacea isolate rDerCor1 chromosome 6, rDerCor1.pri.v4, whole genome shotgun sequence DNA encodes these proteins:
- the LMO1 gene encoding rhombotin-1 isoform X1: protein MMVLDKEDGVPMLSVQPKGKQKGCAGCNRKIKDRYLLKALDKYWHEDCLKCACCDCRLGEVGSTLYTKANLILCRRDYLRLFGTTGNCAACSKLIPAFEMVMRARDNVYHLDCFACQLCNQRFCVGDKFFLKNNMILCQMDYEEGQLNGSFESQVQ, encoded by the exons GTGTGCCGATGTTATCGGTACAACCAAAAGGGAAACAGAAAGGCTGTGCTGGCTGCAACCGAAAGATCAAGGACCGCTACCTTCTGAAGGCCTTGGATAAATATTGGCATGAAGATTGTCTAAAATGTGCCTGCTGTGACTGCCGTCTTGGAGAGGTTGGATCAACTCTTTACACAAAAGCAAATCTCATTCTCTGCCGCAGAGATTACTTGAG GCTCTTTGGTACCACCGGGAATTGTGCTGCCTGCAGTAAACTGATCCCTGCCTTTGAGATGGTGATGAGGGCCAGAGATAATGTTTACCATTTGGACTGCTTTGCCTGCCAACTCTGTAACCAGAG atTTTGCGTGGGAGACAAATTTTTCCTGAAGAACAACATGATCTTGTGTCAGATGGACTATGAGGAAGGGCAGCTGAATGGAAGTTTTGAGTCCCAAGTTCAATAA
- the LMO1 gene encoding rhombotin-1 isoform X3: MLSVQPKGKQKGCAGCNRKIKDRYLLKALDKYWHEDCLKCACCDCRLGEVGSTLYTKANLILCRRDYLRLFGTTGNCAACSKLIPAFEMVMRARDNVYHLDCFACQLCNQRFCVGDKFFLKNNMILCQMDYEEGQLNGSFESQVQ, encoded by the exons ATGTTATCGGTACAACCAAAAGGGAAACAGAAAGGCTGTGCTGGCTGCAACCGAAAGATCAAGGACCGCTACCTTCTGAAGGCCTTGGATAAATATTGGCATGAAGATTGTCTAAAATGTGCCTGCTGTGACTGCCGTCTTGGAGAGGTTGGATCAACTCTTTACACAAAAGCAAATCTCATTCTCTGCCGCAGAGATTACTTGAG GCTCTTTGGTACCACCGGGAATTGTGCTGCCTGCAGTAAACTGATCCCTGCCTTTGAGATGGTGATGAGGGCCAGAGATAATGTTTACCATTTGGACTGCTTTGCCTGCCAACTCTGTAACCAGAG atTTTGCGTGGGAGACAAATTTTTCCTGAAGAACAACATGATCTTGTGTCAGATGGACTATGAGGAAGGGCAGCTGAATGGAAGTTTTGAGTCCCAAGTTCAATAA
- the LMO1 gene encoding rhombotin-1 isoform X2: MVLDKEDGVPMLSVQPKGKQKGCAGCNRKIKDRYLLKALDKYWHEDCLKCACCDCRLGEVGSTLYTKANLILCRRDYLRLFGTTGNCAACSKLIPAFEMVMRARDNVYHLDCFACQLCNQRFCVGDKFFLKNNMILCQMDYEEGQLNGSFESQVQ, from the exons GTGTGCCGATGTTATCGGTACAACCAAAAGGGAAACAGAAAGGCTGTGCTGGCTGCAACCGAAAGATCAAGGACCGCTACCTTCTGAAGGCCTTGGATAAATATTGGCATGAAGATTGTCTAAAATGTGCCTGCTGTGACTGCCGTCTTGGAGAGGTTGGATCAACTCTTTACACAAAAGCAAATCTCATTCTCTGCCGCAGAGATTACTTGAG GCTCTTTGGTACCACCGGGAATTGTGCTGCCTGCAGTAAACTGATCCCTGCCTTTGAGATGGTGATGAGGGCCAGAGATAATGTTTACCATTTGGACTGCTTTGCCTGCCAACTCTGTAACCAGAG atTTTGCGTGGGAGACAAATTTTTCCTGAAGAACAACATGATCTTGTGTCAGATGGACTATGAGGAAGGGCAGCTGAATGGAAGTTTTGAGTCCCAAGTTCAATAA